In the genome of Fulvivirga maritima, one region contains:
- the proC gene encoding pyrroline-5-carboxylate reductase, with protein MKVLVIGAGNMGLAYAKALVRSELLQRQNLMISDTDPKKTEELKTISRFEVHTDLTECLPKADIIFIAVKPYHAEDLFSEIKSLIVPEQIIISIMAGVTIKSMQDGLGIKKVVRAMPNLPAQVGKGLTSFTASDEVSRLELSTVEKLLSTTGKAVRLDTENDIDASTGISGSGPAYVFYFMQSMMDAAKKMGFSDHDSKVLVSQTFEGAVELFNKSNISPQSWMNRVASKGGTTRAALDSMEDNNVKQLIEEAAYAAFDRAVELGKA; from the coding sequence ATGAAAGTATTAGTAATAGGTGCAGGTAATATGGGTTTAGCTTATGCAAAGGCTTTAGTAAGATCTGAGTTACTGCAAAGACAAAATTTGATGATTTCGGATACTGATCCGAAAAAAACTGAAGAATTAAAAACGATCAGCCGCTTTGAGGTGCATACTGATCTAACAGAGTGTCTACCTAAAGCTGATATCATTTTTATAGCCGTAAAACCATATCATGCTGAAGATCTGTTCAGTGAGATAAAAAGCCTTATCGTTCCTGAGCAAATCATTATCTCTATTATGGCCGGTGTAACTATAAAAAGCATGCAAGATGGGCTAGGTATTAAAAAAGTAGTGCGTGCTATGCCTAACTTACCGGCTCAAGTAGGCAAAGGACTCACCTCTTTCACTGCTTCAGATGAAGTATCACGCCTGGAGCTATCTACTGTAGAGAAACTGCTTAGCACCACAGGTAAAGCTGTGCGGTTAGATACAGAAAATGACATTGACGCTTCTACAGGAATATCTGGTAGCGGACCAGCCTATGTATTCTATTTTATGCAATCTATGATGGACGCAGCCAAAAAAATGGGCTTCTCTGACCACGACTCAAAAGTACTAGTGAGCCAGACCTTTGAAGGTGCTGTAGAATTGTTTAACAAGTCTAATATATCACCACAATCATGGATGAACCGAGTGGCCTCTAAAGGAGGTACCACCAGAGCAGCATTAGACTCTATGGAAGACAATAATGTGAAGCAATTAATAGAAGAAGCCGCTTATGCAGCCTTTGACAGAGCTGTAGAGCTAGGAAAAGCATAG
- a CDS encoding cytochrome-c peroxidase codes for MCLRYSIVFIFVSCLCACDKSNEDTLPKNTDFELNIPDYFPAPEPLLSNNQKMTKEIVALGKKLFYDPILSGDNTISCATCHQPNLGFSDGLSLSDRGITGEQLPRHSPALINLSWSKAFFWDGGATNLESQAMAPITNKDEMGQAIPELMSELSNHDEYPGLFNEAFPDEEMDMTTIAKALAHFERTLISAGSKYDDYRKGKAKLSELELYGMKVVESKCGGCHPAPLFTDNDYHNNGLDDTYSEDNDRMEQGRLRITYIYEDMGKYKTPTLRNILKSAPYMHDGRLGRLDDVLHHYTNGVKRSPTLDPLIDTEGISLSEVQKQAILVFLETLTDEEFLEM; via the coding sequence ATGTGCCTTAGATACAGCATAGTATTCATATTTGTTTCTTGTTTATGTGCTTGTGATAAAAGTAATGAAGATACGTTGCCCAAAAATACAGATTTCGAGTTGAATATACCGGATTACTTTCCTGCTCCTGAACCTCTATTGTCCAATAATCAAAAGATGACAAAAGAGATTGTAGCTCTAGGTAAAAAGTTATTCTATGATCCGATTTTATCGGGTGATAATACGATTTCTTGCGCTACATGTCACCAGCCCAATTTAGGCTTTTCAGATGGCTTATCTTTGTCTGATAGAGGAATTACGGGGGAACAATTACCGCGTCACTCTCCAGCATTAATTAATTTGTCATGGAGTAAAGCTTTCTTTTGGGATGGAGGTGCTACTAATTTAGAGAGCCAGGCCATGGCGCCTATAACTAATAAAGATGAGATGGGGCAGGCGATACCTGAACTCATGTCAGAGCTAAGTAATCATGATGAATATCCAGGGTTGTTTAATGAGGCCTTTCCTGATGAAGAGATGGATATGACTACTATCGCTAAGGCGCTGGCGCACTTCGAGCGAACTCTGATATCTGCAGGTAGTAAATATGACGATTATAGGAAGGGTAAGGCAAAACTGAGTGAGCTTGAGCTGTACGGAATGAAAGTAGTAGAGAGCAAATGCGGTGGTTGTCATCCGGCTCCTTTATTTACTGATAATGATTATCATAATAATGGTTTGGATGATACCTATAGTGAAGATAATGACCGTATGGAGCAAGGCAGGTTACGGATAACGTATATCTACGAAGATATGGGGAAATATAAAACACCAACCTTACGCAATATACTCAAATCAGCACCTTATATGCATGATGGTCGGTTGGGTAGGCTTGATGATGTACTTCATCACTATACTAATGGTGTTAAAAGATCACCTACTTTAGATCCTTTGATAGATACTGAAGGAATCAGCCTCTCAGAGGTTCAAAAGCAAGCCATACTGGTTTTTTTAGAAACGCTTACAGACGAAGAGTTTTTAGAAATGTGA
- a CDS encoding cytochrome-c peroxidase: MNKVFIFLLISGLFLFVACADEEQSVDYWSVDVPEYFPEMVYTIENNPVTKGGFELGRMLFYEPKLSSDNTVSCANCHQPYLAFADPVHVLSVGVDNQKGTRNAPPIFNLAFQSHFFWDGGVNHVDFIPINPIMNELEMNESMSNVVQKVNQLPQYQAKFREVYGKDSINGEEFLHAFSQFLVMLVSDNAYYDQWMQGEYELTEAELSGMQVYESKCADCHGTALFTDGSFRNNGLDAEFSKDKGRYTITEYPDDEGKFKVPTLRNIELTAPYMHDGRFETLEEVLDHYDAGMVNSATLDPLLVQPNGELGIPLSDQEKTDIIAFLHTLTDRDFVSDSRFFDPN, encoded by the coding sequence ATGAATAAGGTATTTATCTTCTTGTTAATCAGTGGGTTGTTTCTGTTTGTTGCTTGTGCTGATGAAGAACAATCCGTTGATTACTGGAGTGTGGATGTACCGGAATATTTTCCTGAGATGGTTTATACCATAGAGAATAATCCGGTTACCAAAGGCGGTTTTGAGTTGGGTAGAATGCTGTTTTATGAGCCGAAACTTTCTAGCGATAATACAGTGTCATGTGCTAACTGTCATCAGCCATATTTGGCATTTGCAGATCCTGTGCATGTGCTCAGTGTAGGGGTAGATAACCAGAAAGGAACACGTAATGCTCCGCCCATATTTAACCTGGCTTTTCAGTCTCATTTCTTTTGGGATGGAGGTGTTAATCATGTTGATTTTATACCTATTAACCCCATCATGAATGAGTTAGAAATGAATGAGAGCATGTCTAACGTAGTGCAGAAGGTAAATCAATTGCCTCAATACCAGGCTAAGTTTAGAGAGGTATATGGTAAGGACAGTATCAATGGCGAAGAGTTCTTGCATGCGTTTTCACAATTTTTAGTAATGCTGGTTTCTGATAATGCTTACTATGACCAATGGATGCAAGGAGAATATGAGCTTACAGAGGCTGAACTGAGCGGTATGCAGGTTTATGAGTCAAAATGTGCAGACTGCCACGGTACGGCACTATTTACTGATGGTAGCTTCAGGAATAATGGGCTGGATGCAGAGTTCAGTAAAGATAAGGGCCGCTATACTATTACCGAATATCCTGATGATGAAGGAAAATTTAAGGTGCCTACACTGCGCAATATTGAGCTTACGGCTCCTTATATGCATGATGGCCGCTTTGAAACGCTGGAAGAGGTGCTTGATCATTATGATGCCGGCATGGTTAACAGTGCTACGCTAGATCCTCTATTGGTTCAACCCAATGGGGAGTTGGGCATTCCTTTGAGCGATCAGGAAAAGACCGATATCATAGCCTTCCTTCATACTTTAACAGACAGGGATTTTGTGAGCGATAGTCGCTTTTTTGATCCTAATTAA
- a CDS encoding MbnP family protein gives MKIFKYIYISVLCSSMLMACGDDDNEATPEGGQAILEFDNRVGMANLNLDTEDYPYTNALGQDFNVNMLKYYISNIKFSREDGTEYTFPLSEDGSEGYYLVDEEDQSTMFLHLNGIPEGDYTGVTFTVGVDADRILEGAQTGALDVTNDMFWNWNAGYIFMKFEGHSPVSTEDNQVLEYHVGGYKADSEQPTLADNVKQISLNGDFTISENKEPQIHVVVDILKFFDSPNTIDFSVNASRHSPAASIDVAENYVDAFVLDHIHE, from the coding sequence ATGAAAATTTTCAAATACATATATATCAGTGTTTTATGCTCATCTATGCTCATGGCTTGTGGTGATGACGATAATGAAGCTACTCCTGAGGGAGGTCAAGCCATTTTGGAGTTTGACAACCGCGTAGGTATGGCAAATCTTAACCTGGATACTGAGGACTATCCCTACACTAATGCTTTGGGGCAGGATTTTAATGTTAACATGTTAAAGTACTATATCAGTAATATCAAGTTTAGTAGAGAAGATGGTACCGAATACACTTTTCCTTTAAGTGAAGATGGTTCAGAGGGCTATTATTTGGTAGATGAAGAAGATCAATCTACTATGTTTCTACACTTAAATGGCATACCTGAAGGCGATTATACAGGAGTTACGTTTACGGTAGGTGTTGATGCGGATCGCATTTTGGAAGGAGCTCAAACTGGGGCTTTAGATGTTACTAATGATATGTTCTGGAACTGGAATGCCGGCTATATTTTCATGAAGTTTGAAGGACATTCTCCGGTTTCCACAGAAGATAATCAGGTTTTGGAATACCACGTTGGGGGTTATAAAGCAGATTCTGAACAACCTACATTAGCAGATAACGTGAAGCAAATTTCGCTTAATGGAGATTTTACTATTAGTGAAAACAAAGAGCCGCAAATACACGTGGTGGTAGATATTCTTAAATTCTTTGATAGCCCTAACACTATAGATTTTAGTGTTAATGCCAGTAGGCATTCTCCAGCCGCTTCTATTGATGTAGCAGAAAATTATGTTGACGCATTTGTCTTAGATCATATTCATGAATAA
- a CDS encoding glycoside hydrolase family 97 protein, whose translation MLKYVTLSIISLILSSVTYAQNASVSSPDGKLKVDIYIKEGTLFYEVYYAGNQVLEQSRLGLETNLVDYANGLTWQGSEKKSLDFTYTQEKIKQSEVHYQGSELVCTLNNKDKKPIKVIFRVSNNDIALRYDIPAAGDPVALVVEKELTAFNFPQAAKGFLSPQSKPMVGWQRTKPSYEENYAIGQKIEAQSEFGNGYVFPGLFEVDNHWVLLSETGVRSLYCASHLSDPTEDGVYHVAFPDPGENNGFGGSGAAIGLPAQTPWRTITVGSSLKPIVETTIAYDVVEPLYEASKNYEYGRGTWSWIMWQDNSINFEDQKKYIDLAAAMTYEFVLIDNWWDRMGNDKMEELIQYAASKGVGVFLWYNSNGATSDAPQSPKKRMNTSIERKREMKWLKENGVKGIKVDFFGGDKQETMRLYEDILSDANDYGLMVVFHGATLPRGWARMYPNYVGSEAVLASENLMFSQDFNDQEAVNATLHPFIRNAVACMEYGGVVLNKRCNRTNDGGNIRRTTDAFQLATGILFQNPVQFFALAPNNLEDAPEFAIDFMKQIPTSWEETQFLEGYPGKYVLLARRSGDKWYVAGVNGQKEAVTVTVNLPMLAGKELAMYGDKKGESFKKTIKVNKKGQVKLTIEPQGGVVLVE comes from the coding sequence ATGCTCAAATACGTTACTCTGTCAATCATCTCTTTAATTCTTAGCTCTGTCACCTATGCACAAAATGCCTCCGTTTCAAGTCCGGATGGCAAGCTTAAAGTAGACATTTATATAAAGGAAGGAACTTTGTTTTATGAAGTTTATTATGCTGGTAATCAGGTGCTGGAGCAATCGCGCCTGGGCCTAGAGACTAATCTGGTTGATTATGCTAATGGCCTTACCTGGCAAGGATCAGAAAAGAAGTCTTTAGATTTTACTTATACGCAAGAGAAGATAAAGCAATCAGAAGTGCACTATCAAGGAAGTGAGCTGGTCTGCACTTTGAATAACAAAGATAAAAAGCCAATAAAGGTCATCTTCAGGGTGAGTAATAATGATATAGCCCTGCGCTATGATATTCCTGCGGCTGGTGATCCTGTGGCCTTGGTGGTAGAGAAGGAATTAACTGCTTTTAACTTTCCTCAGGCAGCAAAGGGCTTTTTAAGTCCACAGTCTAAACCTATGGTAGGCTGGCAAAGAACTAAACCCAGCTATGAAGAAAATTATGCTATTGGTCAGAAAATAGAAGCTCAATCTGAGTTTGGTAATGGCTATGTTTTTCCAGGCTTATTTGAAGTAGATAACCATTGGGTGCTGCTTTCGGAGACAGGGGTAAGAAGCCTTTATTGTGCCTCTCACCTCAGTGATCCTACTGAAGATGGTGTGTATCATGTAGCCTTTCCTGATCCAGGAGAGAATAACGGTTTTGGAGGCAGTGGCGCGGCTATTGGCTTGCCAGCACAAACGCCCTGGAGAACCATTACTGTTGGCAGTTCGCTTAAGCCAATAGTAGAAACTACCATTGCTTATGATGTGGTGGAGCCGCTATATGAAGCTTCTAAGAATTATGAATACGGCAGAGGAACCTGGAGTTGGATCATGTGGCAGGATAACAGTATTAACTTTGAAGATCAAAAGAAATACATTGACCTGGCAGCAGCCATGACTTATGAGTTTGTGCTTATTGACAATTGGTGGGATAGAATGGGAAATGATAAAATGGAAGAATTGATCCAGTATGCTGCCAGTAAGGGAGTAGGCGTGTTTCTATGGTATAACTCTAATGGCGCCACCAGTGATGCCCCGCAGAGCCCTAAAAAACGGATGAATACCTCCATAGAGCGAAAAAGGGAAATGAAATGGCTGAAAGAAAATGGTGTAAAAGGCATTAAAGTTGACTTTTTTGGTGGAGATAAGCAGGAGACCATGAGGCTTTATGAAGATATTCTTTCTGATGCTAATGATTACGGGCTGATGGTGGTTTTTCATGGAGCGACTTTGCCCAGAGGCTGGGCCAGAATGTACCCTAACTATGTGGGTAGTGAGGCAGTCTTAGCCTCCGAAAACTTGATGTTCAGTCAGGACTTTAATGATCAGGAAGCGGTAAATGCTACCCTGCATCCTTTTATAAGAAATGCTGTGGCCTGTATGGAGTATGGTGGTGTAGTGCTTAATAAGCGGTGTAACCGAACCAATGACGGGGGCAATATTAGAAGAACAACAGATGCTTTTCAGCTGGCCACGGGTATATTATTCCAGAATCCGGTTCAGTTTTTTGCTTTAGCTCCTAATAACTTGGAAGACGCTCCTGAGTTCGCTATTGACTTTATGAAGCAGATACCTACCAGCTGGGAAGAGACACAATTTTTAGAAGGCTACCCAGGTAAATATGTTCTCTTAGCCAGAAGAAGTGGTGATAAATGGTATGTGGCCGGAGTTAATGGTCAGAAAGAAGCTGTTACTGTTACTGTAAACTTACCCATGCTAGCCGGCAAAGAATTAGCTATGTATGGAGATAAAAAAGGAGAGAGCTTTAAAAAAACTATAAAAGTAAATAAGAAAGGACAAGTGAAACTTACCATAGAGCCACAAGGAGGAGTGGTTTTAGTAGAGTAG
- a CDS encoding transporter: protein MRTWIIIAITWGEEYSHDTYSQVELWGRFYLTERLQVFAFVPYGYNDMDGTEQVVSNSGLGDISVMANYMLVNTGDDDGKTFKHTLMVGGGVKLPTGDSDMKDRGELVNPNFQLGTGSTDFMVNSIYTIRYQKIGLNAETGYKINTRNSDDYLFGNQFHASAQFFYWQNIGDFSFLPNVGTYFESAESHEEGKIKNENTGGNALLLSTGLETYYKKFTVGFNYKHPLSQDFNSDDIASIESKSRMMVSLTYNF, encoded by the coding sequence ATGCGCACATGGATCATCATAGCGATTACCTGGGGAGAGGAGTACTCGCATGATACCTACAGTCAGGTGGAGCTTTGGGGACGTTTTTATCTTACCGAGAGGCTGCAGGTGTTTGCCTTTGTGCCCTATGGTTATAATGATATGGACGGCACTGAGCAAGTAGTGAGTAATTCTGGCCTTGGAGATATTAGTGTTATGGCTAACTACATGCTGGTAAATACGGGTGATGATGATGGTAAAACCTTTAAACATACATTGATGGTAGGAGGGGGAGTGAAGCTGCCTACGGGTGATAGTGATATGAAAGACCGTGGTGAGCTGGTTAATCCCAACTTTCAATTAGGTACTGGTAGTACAGATTTCATGGTGAACTCTATATACACTATTCGCTACCAGAAAATAGGCCTTAATGCAGAGACAGGGTATAAAATCAACACCAGAAATAGTGATGACTATCTGTTTGGTAATCAATTTCATGCGTCTGCTCAATTTTTCTATTGGCAAAATATCGGTGATTTCAGCTTTCTACCAAATGTTGGAACCTATTTTGAATCCGCTGAAAGTCATGAAGAGGGGAAGATCAAGAATGAAAATACCGGAGGAAATGCTCTGTTATTATCTACAGGATTAGAAACTTACTATAAAAAATTTACTGTAGGCTTCAACTATAAGCACCCGCTATCTCAAGATTTTAATAGCGATGATATTGCTTCAATTGAAAGTAAGTCCAGGATGATGGTTTCACTCACATATAATTTTTAA
- a CDS encoding Rrf2 family transcriptional regulator — MNNTRFATAIHIMTLLAKMPGAWVSSDFLAGSININAVIVRKELSVLREAGLVESKKGKEGGSRIAKKMDEIYISEIFQAINNSDVLGKKNNHPNPKCFVGKEINNNLNSLFTETNDLVIQFLSKKKLSEFAENFG, encoded by the coding sequence ATGAACAACACGAGATTTGCAACGGCCATTCATATCATGACCCTCCTGGCAAAAATGCCCGGAGCTTGGGTGAGCTCTGATTTTTTAGCAGGCAGCATTAACATTAATGCTGTGATAGTAAGAAAAGAGCTGAGTGTGCTTAGAGAGGCAGGTTTGGTGGAAAGTAAAAAAGGTAAGGAAGGTGGATCTAGAATTGCTAAAAAAATGGATGAGATATACATTTCTGAAATCTTTCAGGCAATCAATAATTCAGATGTATTAGGCAAAAAAAACAACCATCCTAACCCTAAATGCTTCGTAGGTAAAGAGATTAATAACAATTTGAATAGCTTATTTACCGAAACAAATGATTTAGTAATACAATTTTTGAGTAAGAAGAAATTATCCGAATTCGCTGAAAACTTTGGCTAA
- a CDS encoding NAD(P)-dependent oxidoreductase, with the protein MFLHPNCNNLYYIINLKQIDMSKVTVIGATGFVGPKVVKELADRGYEVQAIARNVEKVETSEKVTATSVDVNDIDALAKVLEGSDAVISAFNPGWTNPNIYDDYLKGARNIEKAIEKSGISRYIVIGGAGSLYNQDNVQLVDTPEFPANIKPGATAARDYLEDIKKNTVLDWTFFSPAIEMHQGTSGERKGNYRTGLENPVLNEEGRSILSAEDVAVALVDELEQNKFVKKRFTAAY; encoded by the coding sequence ATTTTTTTACACCCAAATTGTAACAATTTATATTACATAATAAACTTAAAACAAATAGATATGAGTAAAGTAACAGTAATTGGAGCCACCGGATTTGTAGGCCCTAAAGTAGTAAAAGAGCTGGCAGACAGAGGATATGAAGTACAGGCTATTGCCAGAAATGTAGAGAAAGTAGAAACCAGCGAAAAAGTAACGGCTACTAGTGTAGACGTAAATGACATAGATGCCCTTGCCAAAGTGCTTGAAGGTAGTGATGCCGTCATTAGTGCGTTTAACCCAGGCTGGACTAACCCTAACATTTATGATGATTACCTTAAAGGGGCTAGAAATATAGAAAAAGCAATAGAGAAATCTGGAATATCAAGATACATCGTTATTGGTGGTGCCGGAAGCTTATACAATCAAGACAATGTACAATTGGTGGATACCCCTGAATTTCCTGCTAACATTAAACCTGGAGCAACGGCTGCAAGAGATTATTTAGAAGACATAAAAAAGAACACAGTATTAGACTGGACCTTCTTTAGCCCTGCCATTGAAATGCACCAAGGAACTTCTGGTGAAAGAAAAGGAAATTACAGAACTGGACTAGAAAACCCAGTATTAAATGAAGAAGGTAGAAGTATTCTTTCTGCCGAAGATGTAGCAGTAGCTTTAGTAGATGAGCTTGAGCAAAATAAATTTGTTAAAAAGAGATTTACAGCTGCTTACTAA
- a CDS encoding MbnP family protein, translating into MKNTLFFAALLCAFISLFSCSDDDREIIEEVVISCGSDLTLIFDNVLGEEDFVLNQAYEVGDVVYSFNSLRYWISNVSFRKSDGTIVEIPDSYYLIEDTEDVSIQDGIYTYTGQKREDINFADFEAGTYTSVIFSVGVDEEHNDNLSLSAGELSSMVGMTNVSWMWHTSYIFTSLKGTAESGDTKTVEIETGLNDNYRTIELELPGSIEVTNDSSYQITITADVLTTLQAFDNWENPVVGASQPELMESVSDNFAADFFTLKVPSQN; encoded by the coding sequence ATATCTCTTTTTTCGTGCTCTGATGATGATCGGGAAATTATTGAAGAAGTAGTTATTAGTTGTGGAAGTGACCTTACTTTAATTTTCGATAATGTATTAGGTGAAGAGGATTTTGTGCTTAACCAAGCATATGAAGTAGGAGACGTTGTATACAGTTTCAATAGCCTTCGTTACTGGATTAGTAATGTGAGTTTTAGAAAAAGTGACGGTACTATAGTTGAAATTCCTGATTCTTATTATCTGATTGAAGATACTGAAGATGTTTCAATACAAGATGGTATTTATACTTATACTGGTCAGAAAAGAGAAGATATCAACTTTGCTGATTTCGAAGCAGGCACCTATACTTCAGTAATATTTTCAGTAGGTGTAGATGAGGAGCATAACGATAATTTAAGCCTTAGTGCGGGTGAGTTATCATCTATGGTAGGTATGACTAATGTGTCATGGATGTGGCATACTAGCTATATTTTCACTTCATTAAAAGGTACTGCCGAAAGTGGAGATACTAAAACCGTAGAAATAGAAACGGGTCTTAATGATAATTATAGAACTATAGAATTAGAACTGCCTGGCTCTATTGAAGTAACTAATGACAGTAGTTATCAAATTACAATTACGGCTGATGTACTTACTACACTTCAAGCTTTTGATAACTGGGAAAACCCTGTAGTAGGGGCTTCACAGCCAGAACTTATGGAATCAGTGTCAGATAATTTTGCAGCTGATTTTTTCACCCTTAAGGTGCCTTCTCAAAACTAA
- a CDS encoding adenylate/guanylate cyclase domain-containing protein, with the protein MEGLEEQAVQAFKNFWIKWGSRNEAEGQDILTMVDNQFIGFGTNAHELWKNKTDLQYQRIREVDQIADPYDYEINWVESLVMADHLALVCGEICLYVRVRLKMVVLEKIRNTIIFEKNLDNQLKIKHWHCSVPDHAIEGEVLPGTFAPKKYDNVSVFFCDFVGFTYLVAHVKPEVLIAELNEIYQKFDEIIEEEEMEKIQVYGDGYLAVCGLQNNTQQHALHCIAAGKKILNYLNERNKTNELKWNAQIGVHSGSLVAGVVGDKKYSYNIFGDTVTTATRLETSSEPNKINISEPTYNMVKHAYSCRYRGKVEAKGKGLIDMFYVDL; encoded by the coding sequence ATGGAAGGATTAGAAGAACAAGCAGTACAGGCTTTCAAAAATTTTTGGATCAAGTGGGGATCGAGAAATGAAGCAGAGGGCCAGGACATCCTCACAATGGTAGACAACCAATTCATTGGCTTTGGTACCAACGCTCATGAGCTATGGAAAAACAAAACCGATCTTCAGTATCAAAGAATTCGAGAAGTTGATCAGATAGCAGACCCATACGATTATGAAATCAACTGGGTTGAAAGCTTGGTTATGGCCGATCATCTGGCATTAGTGTGCGGAGAAATATGCCTGTATGTAAGAGTAAGACTCAAAATGGTGGTATTAGAAAAGATACGGAACACCATCATATTCGAAAAAAATCTTGATAACCAACTTAAAATTAAGCACTGGCATTGCTCTGTTCCTGATCATGCCATAGAAGGCGAAGTGCTTCCTGGCACTTTCGCGCCTAAAAAATACGACAATGTCTCCGTCTTTTTCTGTGATTTTGTGGGCTTCACCTACCTGGTGGCACATGTAAAGCCAGAAGTACTAATAGCTGAACTCAATGAGATATATCAAAAATTTGATGAGATTATTGAAGAAGAAGAAATGGAAAAAATACAGGTCTATGGAGATGGCTATCTGGCCGTTTGCGGGCTGCAAAATAACACTCAGCAACATGCGCTTCACTGTATTGCTGCAGGCAAAAAAATCCTCAATTACCTCAACGAAAGGAATAAAACTAACGAGCTCAAATGGAATGCCCAAATAGGTGTTCATTCCGGCTCACTGGTAGCTGGCGTGGTTGGAGATAAAAAATACAGCTATAACATTTTTGGTGACACCGTTACCACCGCCACCCGCCTGGAAACCTCCAGTGAACCCAATAAAATCAACATCTCAGAACCTACCTATAACATGGTAAAACACGCCTACTCCTGCCGTTACAGAGGCAAAGTAGAAGCCAAAGGAAAAGGCCTTATAGACATGTTTTACGTTGATTTGTAA